The Pseudanabaena sp. ABRG5-3 genome includes the window GAATAAACTAACCAAAGTTGATTAATCGTCTGTAGATCACTAATGGGAATTGACTTTGCTTCGGTAAAATATAGCCAACCTCTCGCCAAAGCATCAGCACCCGCCGCTTCACATAGTTTTTTACTAGTCACACGATCAGCTTCTTCAAAGTCCTGTTTTGCTAGCAAAATTTGAATTGGTTGATAGTCGATCGCCTTTTCGGACTTCAATGTGACTACACCATTTGCATAATAAATTTGTGCTAACTCGTTCGCCCTCGGTAAATCGCTTTGTAACAATACTTGGTGAATTTTGCCATCGATCCATGTCACCTCAGTATTAGCAGCTTTACGGGCTTGAATAAATTCATCTAATATTTGTAAGCCTTCTTCTCCGAGGCTAGCTAATTCGGTGATCGCAGGTAATTGGTTTGCCTCTTTTCCTGAAAACAACTTATCTTTTAACGCAGTCAGCTTTGTATCCATCAGATCTTAAAAATCGCAAAAATAAAATTGCCAATAAAATTGCAAAATCGCACAACCTAGAATTTACACCTTTATCTAGCCCAAAAACCTAAAAAGCAGCACCCAATGGGTGCTGCTTTTTAAGTTGCCCGACAATTAGTCGATATAACCCATCAATCCTGCATTGTCGATCGCATTAGAGGCAACGGGTCTTGTACCGCCCATTTGCGAGTAAGTGTCACTGATTACCAATCCTGCGGAACCAACAGGACGCTCACCTGCGATATAAAACTTTTCAACAATTACAAAGCCATCTTCGACGACAGGACGTTCGCCAGAGGACATAAATGTGCTGGTCACATGCACACCACTGTTGGTAATAGGACGGACAGCGCCCATAGAGTTATAAGTGCTGCTTACTACTAACTTGCTCGCCTCAATGGGACGTTCGCCAGAGCTATTAAAATATTCAAAGGCACGAAAGCCGCCATCAACAATGGGGCGATCGCCATAATGTTTAAGAGTTTCAGTCACGATTAATGATCCTTTTTGTTCGATCGATGCAGCTACTACGGGCTTAGACTCTTCTTTGACGGCTAGAGCCGCGATATCGACAGTACCAGTTTTGGTGGTTGCTTCAGTCTCAGACTTAGCTTTAGTGGGGCGAGAGGATTTATCTTCTGGTTTGGTGCTGTCAGCTTTGGCTTCGTTACTTGTACTCATGCTTTGCTTTCCTCAAAAATTTTGTTCTCAAAATATGCTCAAAAACTTTTAATTGCTTTTAACTAGTTAGGGTTCTGCGATTTAATAAAAAACTAGATTTTTTGTGATGCGGCTGAGCCACACTACAAAAAGCGGTTCTTTATTTCACTGCACGCCCCTGAGGACGATCATTATGGTGTAATCATCGCGATCATTAAAAAAACTTCTAAAGCTGTAGCCTTTCTAGTTAATTCTACAGAAAAAGATAATACTCTCAATATTTTTGATGCGTTGTCATACTTGCCTATTAGCATAGGCTTAATACTAGTAATTAAGTAATATATCCATCAAAGCCGCTTGTTCTAAGTAGCTAGGTGCAATTAAATTTAAAACCCCAGAAGCTGTGGCGCACGCTGTGCGTGCGCCACAGCTTTTGACTCTGGTTTTTAATTATGTGCAGCTACTCACATAGATCTCATGCAGATATCATACAAATCCTATATGAATATTTATAGATGATTACATCTCACAATAGAGTTCATAAAATATTCTAATCTAATATCATTAATTATTCAGGAAATGATTAATGAAAATTTTCTGTTGTATTTATGACATCTTTTGAGACTCCTGATAGTGTATTCTCATATTTAGATGAAAAGTAAAAGCTTGAATTTTTTATCAGCGCAAGAACTATACTGATAAGTTTCTGAGCTTACATCCATCCAAAGATCTAGTTATTCAAAGGTTTTGGGTCAGCAAATATGAAACTTTTAGACAAAATAATTCCACGTTCCTTGAGTGTTGCTGGACTAGCACTTGCTCTAGCCGCAAGTCCCGTT containing:
- a CDS encoding GUN4 domain-containing protein, with the translated sequence MDTKLTALKDKLFSGKEANQLPAITELASLGEEGLQILDEFIQARKAANTEVTWIDGKIHQVLLQSDLPRANELAQIYYANGVVTLKSEKAIDYQPIQILLAKQDFEEADRVTSKKLCEAAGADALARGWLYFTEAKSIPISDLQTINQLWLVYSEGKFGFSVQRKIWLSLGKGWEKFWLKIGWKKDGSFTRYPNEFIWSLDAPRGHLPLSNQLRGNKTMQAIFSHPAW